The Candidatus Desulfofervidus auxilii DNA segment AGGCCCTTTTAGCTCTTTTTTATGCTATTTTGCTTATTGGGATCTATATCTCGGGACGGTTTGAAATGAAATGGGGTACCAGTGCTATTATGGCTACTTGCCTTTTAGCTATATTGTATATTTTTTCTTTACTTAAAGTTTCTCTTTCTTTCTTAGTGGTCATTGCCTTTATAGCTACTCTCATATTATATGCTCTTTTAAGATTACGTTTTGCCTTAGGAGCAGTTTTGGCCATTATCCATGATGTGTTTATCACAGTGGGTGTTTTTTCTCTATGCAATAAAGAGATAGATTTATTAATTATAGCTGCTTTGCTTACCATTATGGGTTATTCTCTTAATGACACCATAGTGGTATTTGACCGTATTAGAGAAAATATAAGAAAAGCAACCAAAGAGGGTTTAGCTTCTATAATTAACCGCAGTATTAATGAGACTTTAAGTAGAACTATTCTTACCTCAGGCACTACATTTTTCCCTTTACTGGCTTTTTATTTTTTGGGAGGAGGTGTCATCCATAACTTTGCCTTTGCACTCCTAATAGGTATAACTGTAGGCACTTATTCTTCAATTTTTATTGCCTCTCCAGTGCTTACTGCACTTGAAAAGAAACAACTCTTTGCTAGGATGTATAAAAAAATAAAGGTGAGGTAAAAAATGAGATGGATTATTTGTGTATTGGTTTTGGTATCAGGTATTCAGGTATGGGCAGATGAACTTCATGTGGTAAAAAAGGGAGATACACTTTGGGATATTTGTGACCATTATTATCATAATCCCTACTTATGGCCTAAACTATGGCAGATCAATCCTCATGTGACTAACCCTCATTGGATATATCCGGGTGATGTTTTGTGTTTAAAGGAAACCCCTGAAGAACTGGTTAAGGCAGCAAAAGAGATAAAAAAAGAAGTAAAACTGAAAAAAAGAAAAAAATTTCTCTTGGATTGGCGCTATCGTGAGGCGGCTGGTTATCTTTCACTTTCCCCTGAGAAACATAGTGGTGAGATTATAAAGGCAATAGGAGAAGATAAAGTTGTGTTGGGTGAAGGAGATGTAATTTATGTCAAATTCCAATCAGCATCTAAACCAAAAGTAGGGTCGGTTTGGA contains these protein-coding regions:
- the secF gene encoding protein translocase subunit SecF, which translates into the protein MWEIIKPGVNIDFIRLRKWALSLSGLLILLGLISLIMKGGPQYGIDFAGGTIIQIKFNKPVTADDIRGAIKKTNLKGVTIQQFGSTQSHEYLVRTQTTSGALQRISELLKKTLEEKLGKGVVKIRRVEMVGPKVGKDLREKALLALFYAILLIGIYISGRFEMKWGTSAIMATCLLAILYIFSLLKVSLSFLVVIAFIATLILYALLRLRFALGAVLAIIHDVFITVGVFSLCNKEIDLLIIAALLTIMGYSLNDTIVVFDRIRENIRKATKEGLASIINRSINETLSRTILTSGTTFFPLLAFYFLGGGVIHNFAFALLIGITVGTYSSIFIASPVLTALEKKQLFARMYKKIKVR